The Ursus arctos isolate Adak ecotype North America unplaced genomic scaffold, UrsArc2.0 scaffold_18, whole genome shotgun sequence genomic sequence GAAGCGACCTTTGCTTTCTCAGGGCTGCCCTCCTGGGAAGGGGAAgcggggccgggctgggggcTTGGAAGGGACCGTGGAGCCCTCCCACCCCTCGTCCCTGGCAGGTTGCGGCTGCAGGCGCCAGCGGGGGGGTTCAGGGCGAGCACCTGCGAGTGGGTCCTTGGAAACCGCAGCACCCGAGAACTGCGGGTAACCGGCCCcgttttacaggtggggaaattGAGGCCGCTTCAGGATCGCTCGCCCTTTTGGCATTTGCTCCAGCCACTCCTGCAGCCCCTGTGAAGACGGAGGCTCCTgagggggtggggcgggtgggCCCTCTTGACTTAGGAGGGGCTGTCTGGGTGGGCGAACCCGCCCTGCTGAGTCAGCATCTCCAGCCACCTTTGCTGATGTGACCCGGAGCCTGGGTGAATGTGACCTGCTTACAGAGCAGCCTGTTGCCTGCACAGCACTgcggggggtagggggtggagagagaaccATCAGCTCCCCTCTCACCTTggggagcctcagttttcccatctgtaaaataataatgattagtgTCTCCTGCATTGAGATGTGTCaggattaaatgaagaaaaaaacaaatggaaaaatggaaaataggtaATAGGTTTGAAGCATGCAGGTGTTCGGTGagtggttctttttctcttttgtgcaaTAAAGATTGGTTTCTCAGGTCGGAGGGCAGGACTTAGTAAATGTGAGGTAAGTATggagtctttttgttttgtttgggtaacagctttattgatctAGAATTCACATATTATACAATGTATCCATTTAAATTGTACACGTCAGTGGGTTTTAGGATATTCAGAATTGTGCATCCATCCCAGTAGTTTCAGAACACTTTGATCACCCGGGGTCTGCATTTAATAAAGAGGTAGAGGACCTCCCCCAGGGTGCTAAGTAGTAGGCTGTCCGGTTTGCCCTGGGCACTGCAGGTGGACAGCAGCCACAAGTGTATAAGGAAGCCTGCGGTGGCAGCGAGAGCAATCAGGAAAAGCCGCTCAGGTGTCACACTGAGTGGATGTTGGCAGATTCACAGGACTTAGTGCAGTGGGGAGGTGGCTGTCCCGGGCAGAAGGCAAAGGCTTAGCACCCGCAAGTGCCCTTGACACAGATAAAGCCTGGCTCCAGGGGTGTGGAGACTCCCCCCGCCTTCCCCCTCCTGCTTCGGGCCTGTGTCTCATGACAGTGTGTGCAGTGTTCATAATGACCATCTACTACGTACTTGCTGTGGCCAGACCCTGTCTGAGTTCTTAATATATCAGAATCACAACAATCCAGTCCTTATTCCCTTCCCAAAAGACGCAGTAACTTGCTGGGgtggagcagagctgggaccGAAACCCAAGTGCCCCTGCTCCCTCTGAATCTTGGCTGTACCGCCAACCAGCGGGAGGATCCTGGGCAGGTCCCTTCTTGGGCCTGTTTTCCCATCGGTACCACAAGGCGGTTGGACTCTAAGATCCAGCAGGGACTTTCCAGGACTCTGGCCTCTTGTGAGGTGTGCCAGCTCTGGGCGATGGTGCTCTTCCCCCAGAACGCAGACACACTTGCACCCACATCCCAGACGCACTTGTCCAGCCCTGGTCTTTTTCAAACACTGCCAGCTGCTTCCCCCTTTGTCCCAGACTGGCAGCTGAGTGTATCTGAGTCATGGGCTGGCTCAGAACTGGGTCTGCAGTGGGCACAGGCCCAGACCTTGGATCCTAAGGGACACTGTGCTGCTGAGAGGCAGGTCAGGCGTGGCCATGGAGGAGGGAGTGATGGTTTCTGGTAGAGACCAGGGAAGACTTCTTAGAAGAGGAGGCGTTTTGAGCTGGTCCTTAAATAACTGTTGTGGTTGAGGCATTCTGAGTGGCAGAGACAGGTAAGCAAAGGCAGAAAGGCTAGAAAGTCAGAggcttcattcactcattcatccattcagtcAACTAGTGCTTACTGTGTGACAACAAGGGCACCAGGGGGACAGCAGTGAACACAACAACATTCCGCGTCTCTCTAGTCTCTGGTCTGGTGCGGGAGACGCAGCAGCACACTCAGCAGTCAAGCCTGCGGTGTGGGCCGCGGAGGTGTGtggagggcagggggatggggaatAGAGGCCCGATCCCGACTGGGGAATTGGAAAAGCTCCCTGTGGCAACTTCCATGCTGAGACTTGAAGGAAGAGAGGGACTCatccaggaggagaggggagggaagatagAAGGACGCATTGCAGGCAGAGGCAACAGCACGTTTAGGGGGCCCAGAGGTGGTTAGGgaccagggagagggaagggcttGGGAGGCGGGGCTAGAGAGGAGGCGGGGCCTCGGAGTCTGGGCGGTGCTTTTCCCTCAGGGCAGGGGAAGCCTCTGAAGGGCTGAAGAGTAGGGCCTGCCCCGGGGGACAGAGGCCTTGATTGCCTGACTCAGGAAGGTGGGCTCTGGCCTCCAGGCAGCTGATGAAGGAAGTAGACAGGAGACTTGGCACCTGGCAGGACTTCCTGGGCGGGACACTGGCCGACCTCCCCCTGACCACCCTAACCCTAGAAAAAAGGATGGTGCACTAAGATTACTTCTCCAAATCCTTTCACTTTTGGTATtcacccattttccagatggtgACACAGAGGGTCAGAAAGGAGGAGGGACTTGCCCAAAGCCCTTTTGTCCCGCAGGCCAGGGAACAGTGTTGGGTAAGGTGTCTGTGAGCCCTGAGGAGACATAGGACCTTGGCTCTCTTTTGCCTTCTTCCCAGAATATGCTGCTATCAACTCCATGTTGGACCAGATCAACTCCTGTCTAGACCACCTAGAGGAGAAGAACGACCACCTCCACGCCCGCCTCCAGGAGCTGCTTGAGTCCAACCGGCAGACACGCCTTGAGTTCCAGCAGCAGCTCGGGGAGGCCCCTAGTGATGCCAGTACCTAGGTTCTGGGAGCCCCCCAcaagccccagccctgcctccctgggcTAGGCTCTGGCCTGGGCACTCACCACCTGGCTTAGATACCTTCTCAAGGGCTGGACTACAGGTCCCATGGTGGGTCTGCCTGCCTCAGTCACCCTTCCGGTACTCCCCTTGGCATGCCCGGGTCAGCCCCCACCACCCGACATCCCCTCCTGGGGTCAGGCGTGGGCCCGCGACCCACCCACCTTGCCTGCCTGCCCAATTCCAGGGCACTCCCCACTCTGCCTGGGCCTTGAATGTCCACATTAAACGGGTCTCCAATACCACTGTGCCTCTCCTCTGTATCCTGGGGTGAGGACTCCACTGGCCACCAGAGATGAACAGGGCAGTGGAGGCATTCCAGGCACCGATCACATGCTGGTGACTCATGGGCCTGCTGGTAGGGTAGGGCTTCTTGGCCTTCTTGTGTTTCTGGACACACAGGGAGCCGGTGAGGCAGGGCTTCCTCCCTACCTGGTGTCCTCCTGGACAGTAGCTGATTCTCCAGCCCATTTGAGACAGCATGGGACGTGCTGTGTGACCCTGTGGATACACTCAGCTTCTCTGGGTCCTAGGGCCTATTGCTAGACGGCCAACTCCTCATGCTGTGTAACCTTGCTCCTGGCCTCCGTCTTCCCAGCTGGCCAATCACAGCGTTGGTCTGGTTGTCTACCTCTAGGGGTTTTTTTCAAAAGGGGAAATAGCAGAACTAAAGAACCCACTCCTCCTGGGCCTCATGTGCTGATGATTCATCTCAGGGTCGCCTGACAAAAAGGGCGGACCCCTGCTATTGAACCACAAACTCAGAACCAGAGGACAGGGAGGCCCCCCACTCCTACACTTCAGTTTCCACAGGGTCCAGCTGGAGAGGgaggccagagcccaggcccGGGGCAAACCCTGGCCACTCTTCCGATGTATGACCTCTAGCAAGTCACTTGACCTtgctaggcctcagtttctttacctataATTTGGGGACCACAATAAGACCTGCCCCCTAGGGTccctgtgaggattaaatgagatctgAGTTAAATGCTTTCCTAGCCCTGATAACCCCATTAAAGAGGTCAACAGGCTGTGAGAGATAAAGTGCCTTGTGACCCCTGAGGCCCTGCTTAGGGAGCCCACCTGTGGCCTTCCGGCTCAGCCACCACACCATGCCTAAAGACGGTGGGTGCTGGCTGAGAGCTGGCTGGGGTGCCCCCTTCCCCTGTCCACCCAGACAGAAGGGCTGGTGGGCACTGTACAGCCAAACTACCTTCTTttattagattttcagtaaaaacacCAACCATGTCAAAATTTCCACACAAGACTTCTAAAAAGCATAGCAGACCTAGACCCAGATAGGGTGGGCGTGAGGCGTTCCCTCTTTCAGGTTTTGAGGCGGGTTGAGCGCCGGGGTAGTGGGGGCGTAGGGGGTTGGGCTGTCACCTTGCTGGGAGTTTTGGCTGTgtcctgggggctgggctgggagggtgTGCGGCCGCCAGAAGTGAACAGAGCAGTCAAGGCGTTGCGGGCGTTGATCGCACACCGGCGGCTCACGGGCCTGCTGGTAGGGCTGGGGTTCTTGGCCTTCTTGTATTTCTGGACACAGAAGGTACAGATGAGGCAGGGCCTCCCCACCTGGCATGCTCCCTGCCAGCAGCTGCCTCCCGAGCCTGGCTGAGACTGCACTGGACATGTtgtgaccgtgtgtgtgtgtgtgtgtgtgtgtgtgtgtgtgtgtgtgtgtgatgcactCAGCCTCCCTGGGCCAGAGCTCTGGAGCTAAGAGCCTGGCCGCCCAGCCACTCAGCATCCCCCAGGACAACAGCAGGAAGAGCtgggccccacccctgctcaggtTCTGTCTGTGGGCTGGGCCTCTTGTTGGGGGGTGTGCCCGTGGCCTGAGGCCAAGCACAGGAGGGAGGTGGCTGCTGGCTATACGCATCTCGGCTAGTGTGGACAGGTGGGGCGGGAGGCCCAGCTCACCTGCAGGTTCTCAAAGTGGGCCAAGGACTTGCAGTGGGAGAGCTGTGCCCCTGAGTTGCTGTGGTAGAACTTGTGGCAGATGCGGCAAATGTAGCCCATGACGGGCACCAGGAAGTCCACACCTGTGAGACAGCAGCGACTATGCGCTTATCCCTCAGGCCAGCCCGCTGGCCCGCCCTCTCTAGGGGCCCATTTGCTCGCCCACCCTccaggtgggaggagagaagaggagaaagggaaaagccaCCTGGCCAGGATGCTGTGGCTGGGACCCCAGGGGGCTGGGTCCAGGGGCCTCAGCTCCTGCAGGTGCGGTCAGGGCTAGGCTCTTACCGTATGCGGTGTTGGGGCTGTAGGTCTCTGAGCCTTTCCACTCCTCTATGGATATATCTCTGGACCTCACCTGGAAATACGCAAGTGGGGCCTCGGTTCGAGCTGCCCCTGAGCTCCTCCAAAACGCAGGTGGGGCCTGGTTTCTACCCATGTTCTTCGACACGGCCCTCTCGATTCCCAGGAGGATGATATCCAGGAGGTTGTGCGTGGCATTCTcggagcctttgcacatgctgatCCCGCCAGAGTGCCCTTCCCAATCTATACGTTTTGAGTTCAGCTCAATcagtcccctcctccaggaagccctcctgctTCCACAGTGACCATAATCCATGCCAGCTGTGCCCAACACATCACGAGTATCATCTCTGAATCCCATAACAACCTTTTATGGTTCACCCATCTTAcgtaagaggaaactgaggtccaggcaCATGAATTCACTTGCCCAGGGTTTATAGAGGAGCAGGGCAGTTAACCCTGGTGAGCCCCAAGTCCTGGTTACACTCTTAACCACGAGCCCCCTGCCAGCTCCCTGAATTCCTGATGTTGCAGTGACCTCAGTCGCAGGGGTGCTGGGTCAAGGACCCAGATCAGGGACCCCTCATCTCACCTGCTGGACATGAGCCCCTTCCAGACGAGGCCATCCAACTCCAGCCAGGGCAGTCCCACTACGCTTAGTAGTGCCCTCCTCCACTTACCAGGCAAACGAATGTGCCTTCCGAGAGTGCCACCACTTCCTTCTGCCACCCTGGCTTTGGCCCGCCCTCACGGCCTGAGCTGGGGCTACTACGTCTAAGCAGAAGAACTGCGGCTCAGAGAAGCCAAAGGGCTTGCCCGAGGCCATGCCGCTGCTGACTGCATATAACGAGTGGCCTCACCCCAAACCTGCTTAGGGCTGAAGACCGCCCTCGCAGCCCTCCAACCACAGCCCCTCACCACTCCGGAACTGGCAATGAGCAAGCTCCGGGCCGGCAGGGGCCTTGATCCCCACGTATCCCCATGACCAGCACCAGGCCCTGGCTCAGAGCAGCTGCTTTTCATTTCTTACACGGAAAGAACGCAAGCTCCCCCAGCTCCTCGCTCATAGGAGGCAGTGGAGCTGGGGCCTTATGAGCACGGGCTCTGGAGTCTCTCTTCCTGCCATCCAAGTCCATGAGATTCAGCCAGGAAAGTGCTTGGTCCACGCTGGCAtataataaatgctcagaaagCGCTGACTGCTACTATCGTCATCATCCTCATCTCATGCTGACTTCTGTGTACCCCGCATAGTTCTCTCCATGCCCTTATTGGCCTAAGATGCCCTTTTCCCTCCCTCGACACAGGTCAATATCCTGTTACCGGCCGCCCTGCGGTCCTCACGATGTGTATTTACGCCTAGTCACATGGAATACAGTCCTGCTTATACTATATCGTGGCATCCGTTAGTGCCTAAAATGCCAGCACTGTGCCCCCTGGCCACTGGGAGGTGGGGTGAGGTccagcccccagcctgcctcccacGCCCCCTCCACCACCCAAGCACCTGCTTGCAGAATTCCTCTTCAACCTCGAtctcttcttcttcatcatcgtcctcctcctcctcttcctcatcgcCCTCAAAGCAGCCCACAGCGTCCACCGTGATGAAGTGGTCCTCATCTTGACCGGCTATCTCCTTCTCAAGCATCTTCAGCTGCCCAGGGGAGCGGGCCAGGACTCAGGTCAGCTCTGGGCAGCCGAggtgccaccccacccccacccctgagaGTCCCAATCCCTCTGGACCTGCCGAGTTCAGGCTAGGATAAACCTCAACCCGCTGTGTGGCCTCGGTCAGGGCTCTGGGCCTCTCTGGGCCCATGGCCTCCGAGGGAGCTGGAGTTACCTCCTTGGCTTTGTCCTTGTGCCCCTGGGACTTCACGTGCTCCACAAACTTGCGGGGGGTCTTGAAATAGCGGTTGCAG encodes the following:
- the BBLN gene encoding bublin coiled-coil protein, with translation MSGPNGDLGMPVEAGAEGEDDGFGEAEYAAINSMLDQINSCLDHLEEKNDHLHARLQELLESNRQTRLEFQQQLGEAPSDAST